The genomic region TTTAGTTTTACAAGATATTGAGCTGTGAACTGGTATAAGTGACCTCTTGGTGAACATTGAATGTAATACCTGTAAAGTGTAAACATCTGAGCATTATAGTTCAACCTGTCATGTAGGTGAGGTCAAGTCATTGTACGACAAGTATCTTACACTCAGTTTTATCATCTCATTTATAGATATGACTCACTATACTGAGTCATGTTAAAGGTAGCAAATATGATAggcacatttttaaaattgacagtgctttttgctttaaaaagaTTAGTATTTGGAGAATTAACTttgtttttgatatattgGATATCAATTATGATGATGAGTTTATATCtcctttcttttgttattttcagGCCCAATTTCGTTCATGAAGAAGTTTTCATACAAAGATGTAAAGAGGGCAACTGATGGCTTTCACAGGATAATATACAGCAATTCCCGTGGGGCTGCTTATAAGGCCAAATTTGAAGGTGGTGAAGTTGCTTTGGTAAAAGAAGCAAGAGCTTTTGATGAAGGAATAGACAACTTCTATAGAGAAGTGCAATTCTTGGGGCGATTGCATCACCGCCATCTTCTTGCACTCAGAGGGTTTTCCACAGGGCATAAGAGGTTGATGTCTATCTTTCATTTTGATTCCATTTTCAGATTTGCTTGcttttagataaaaatattgagacttgatttagaaaaaaatgtaGCTGCCATTTTGAGAAGGTGAATTTGATGATATAAGAGCTTTACACTAAAGATTATCATATGATGCAGTGGTTGACACATTAAATGAATGAAGTGTAAAACCATCTGTTTTTCTCTGCAAAATTCTCTTTACTCAAATATGTGCATGTGTTTATGTATAGCTTCTATTAAAAAAGGTACTGTGATAGATATTCTATGCATAAAAACTCACCATAATCTTTCATGTATCTTTGCAGGTTATTAGTGTTTGACAATATTGAAAATGGAAGCTTGAAGGAGCATTTTAATGGTATATCTATTAAGCATAATTTGTGTAATTGCAAACATTTTCTTCTGTTTTAAGCAACTGGCTCTTGACAGATCCTCTAAGGACTCCTTTGAATTGGAAAGCAAGGCTACAAATAGCTGTTGGTGTGGCAGCAGCATTGGTAAGTCACAGATTCATCTGCTTTAAGTCCCAAACTCTCTAGACTGTGCTACATGATTCCACACTTTCTGAAGAAGCATCCCAAACCCTTGAGGAATGTGGTAGGCGCTAAGCTTCCCTCCTCAGAAAGGCCAGTTCTTGAAAGCAGCTATCTCTCTTACGTGGCTCTGAGACTCAATTGCTTGTTGCTCATTTACCACACATGATCTATTGCATCAATTTTTAGGACCACTGCTGATTAATGCCTTCTGATGTTTTACCTGCCAGTTACCCTCTTTTTCCTAATTCATCATTAGACTAGGATTCAATTAAATTCTGCCTAGCTAGTATTCAATATCTGCACATTGGTTTGATAGCTGTGTAACATAATGTACTAAATCATCTTGTTGACCATGTGCTGGCAGGAGTACTTACTTCTTTTCAGTAACCCACCGGTTTATCATGTCTCCATCAGCTCAAGCAATATCATGTTTGATGAAAACTTTACTGCTAAGGTTAAAGTCTATTCCTTTTGTTCCTTCCCTTTTTGTGTTAGCATTTGGATCATATGGATCATTTTCAAAGTACTGGCATCTTAAGAAGCTAGATGGCTATAAAACTTTATCACCattgaaataataattattcattcTTTAATACAGCTGTCTGATGTTGGCCTTCTAAGTTCTGTTGGAACTTATGTCGAAATGCCTCATCCGTCATGTTCAGAAGGTGATTCTTTTACCACTATCCTTACAAATGTTTGCAAGACTCGCTTTCCTCTCCGATGAATTCTTTATTCATCTATTCTCTCCTCTTCTTGCAGAATGTCTGGAGCAGGAATGTGGCAACATAATTTTTCAGCTTGGAGTGCTGATATTGGAGCTAATAACTGGCCAGTCATCAGAACAAGGAGGGACCGATTTAATCCAATGGGTCCAAGGATCTCGCCTTAGCAGTTCAATCCATATGATGATAGATCCAGACCTAGGGAACAATTATGATTCTAGGGAACTTAAGAAGCTTCTATCTGTAGCAAGATTATGTATAAAATCTAAGAACAACCCAAAGTTTCCCATTCCACAGGTATTTCGTTATCTCCAGAAAAAGGTGGACATTCCTTACTAGTGTTTGTAATATGAGGTTTcttttatacaaaaaaaaaaaatcatatttatagGAAGTTTAGTTTATTCTTTCATGGAGTTTTCACCAGATTTTTATCTCTCCTGAACAATCAGGAAGAGAGATGCAACAGACTGCAATATATAGCAATATGATCAAGAAttgattcatttttctttctatcaAGTCTATTGAGACAGCTAAACATGGTCAAACTAATTTCCATGGATCAGTTATTGAATTAGGAAGCCTAGCAAACATACGCAGTGACACTCCGTTTGTATCTTCAGGCACCTTCTCCTGTTTGAACAAATTAATGTTAGCAAGCTGCCTAGTCCATGCCTAAACAGCAAAAGCActataaattataattcaatatatgCTGGAGAACTGAGTCAATCcattattattgttaattGCCACTGAAAATCAAGTAATATGATTATTATAATCTGTCATTAGGAAGCCAATTTGAAGGACCATTTGGGGGGTGGAACATGAATTGGAGTCTATAAACCTTAAATAACCAGATGATGTTATTATGGCACCAAGTAACCAAATAATGTTATTGTGGTTCTCTAGCAGCATGCACCCAGTAACCAAATgatgtttcttttttgaaaggaAGTAACCAAATGATGTCATTATGGTTCTCTACCAGCAGGCACCAAAGAATCTTTCATATCTAATATTGTATAACAGTAGATCAACGGCGAACTTATTTTCCAATTTGCCAGCAAGAAACATTATATGAGAATGGCAATCTTTGccaagaaaagataaaaaacaCATGGTTCATAGAGTATCCTACATCTTCTGCTCATGCACCACCACTCACCCACCACCCATGCAAGACATGTCTTGCAACAAACCATAAACTCCCAGTTCAACTACTATAAAGATCAGCTTCCGTATTCCTCAGCATATGAATACTACTCAAATTAGCTTCcgatttttttcttcatcatcacTGCTGTGCGCATTGCACCCTCTGGGCACCACCATGCATCTCCTCTTCATCAAGAGTTTCCTGTGCTGCCTGTTGCTTCCTCCTCATCTCCTCTTCAATATTCACATCATGTAGCGTGGTCTCCTCACACTCATCTAGCTCCATATCAGTCAACTGAGAGGTTGGCTTTGGCGGCAGGATAGCCTCAAGTGCTTGAACCTGATCAGGGCTCAGAGAATCAGGGAAGTCAACAGTGAAGTGAATGTACAATTTGCCCTTCATGAATGGCCTCTGGTACAGGGGCATCCCCTCATCATTGATTGCCTTGAAGGAATCTggaaagaaaagttaaaaagcCAATAAACCAAGCAAGCAATGGAAGAAAGCCTTAAGAGACGGGTGTAAATATTCCTAGATACTTACCAGGCTTCACTATCTCCCCAGAGTTTGACTTGATTAAAAGTTGTCGGCCATCTAGATGGGTAAGTACAAATTGGAAGCCACACAAAGCCTCAGTCAGAGACAAGGTATGTTCCACAAACAGGTCTTCTCcctttctcttgaattttggATGTTCCTTCTGCTGAAGGACAAAGACTATGTCCCCAGTAATGGTATCAGGCTGCAAAAAACACCAGAAACCAACCAATTGGGCTCCATGCTACTGTCAAACCAAGTGCATATACTAAACTGcattactattaaaattaaaacataccACTTCATCTGCTTCGCCTGGGAATGTAATCTTCTGTCCATGCTGCATACCCTTCTCTACGATGACTTCCAGCACCTTCTTCTCCTGAACAACCTTCTCACCGTTGCACTGAGGGCAACGGTCCTTGTCATTGATTGTCTCACCAGTACCCTTGCATTCATTGCAGGGATGTTGCATTTGCTGAATCATGGAAGGACCAAGATGCCTGATTGAGACCTTCATACCAGAACCCTGGCAACCAGGGCACTGCATTGAAGCACCTGATTTCGACCCTTTGCTGTTATAAATTATACATTCCATGTAAGCAAATACTACCAAAAGTTTAGAGACAGGAAAATGATGAAGATATTACTAAATGACAGCTAAAAAACTTACCCATTGCACTTCGAGCATAATATATTGCGGGAAAGAGAAAGCTTCTTTGAAGTCCCAAGGTAAAGGTCCTCTAGAGAAACCTTCATATTATTAATCACATCCTCTCCCCGTCTCTGTCTTCTTCCACGACTGCTACCTCCTGCTCATCGACAATAACCCATGATTCAGTCATACTCTAATTCACCTAAAATTAGTCCAACGACATCAACAAAATAACAACAATTTCCAAATTCCTCAATCTACGAGACCATTAATAGTGAAAAGCATTTTATTCAGGTAGCTGAAAAACATCAGTGTAGTGCTCCTAAAAATCAACCCAACAACATTAACAATGATTTCAGATTCCTGAGTTTACTCTTCAATCAGGATTCACTAATTAAATGAAGCTTAGGTTTTCATAAACATGATACCACGTCATAATTCGAATGAAAGTAATGCTTAAGATAACTTTCTCTTAAACTAATTCACTTACCTCCAGAGGGGCTACCACCAAAGAAGGACGAGAAGATATCGAACGGGTCATGGGCCCCAGTAGCGCCCATTCCGTCCTTGAGAGCATCCTCACCATACTGATCATATATCTCACGTTTCTCAGGATCACTCAATACCTCATAAGCTTGAGCTAACTCTTTAAACTGCCAACcaaacaaaacagaaaaatcaaaattagcATTACCAACAAAATCTTTAACACCCATCCATAATAAAAGAAACCCAGATAAAATCTTCGAAAAAGAACAATAATGTTACCGTACCTTTTCAGGATCACCGCCTTTGTCAGGATGGTTTTTAAAGGCGGTTTTCTTGTAAGCTTTCTTCAAATCATCCTGGGAAGCGTTCTTGGAAACACCCAGAATCTCATAATACCTCGTGTTATCACTCTTCTTCGGTGCTCTTCCAAACATTTTTTTTCGATCTTTCTTAGTTACTCGATCAAACTGCTTTGGCTCtgtttgttttggtttggagAGGAAAGAATATAACAGAAAGCCCTGGCGACACGgcaagagaagaaaataataaatcaagtGGCGTGGGGGAGAGGATTTTGAGGGGGAATTTAAAGGAGAGCTTGTTGAATGGACGGTTGAGATTAGGAATCCTCATTTTGttgtgaagaaaaagaaggatcTAGAATTATCTACCCcccctcttcttcttcttctttttccttttcctttgcCATGGAGAGATGTTCTTCGAATTCTAGATGCTTCTTTCGCTTCAACGGCGAGGCGATTCCCGCGTCATTTCGTGTTCATTATTTTCGATTTTTAATTAAgcctcttttttttctatttttaaagGGAGTACAtcatattttaagttattagtattattaattaaatataaatattcactttctttcaaattattttatattcaaataattgatTGTCCGTTGATCATAAATCATCGAAAACAATTATTAATCACTATTCGTCAATTgtaaagagaaagagaaggtgGGAATAAGAAAAGGGGATGACTTgtataatttgtttaaaattacTTTGCTGTTTTAacgagaaatgaaaaaggtatgaaagagaaaatacCACATCATTAAATCATGTGAAttgaaaatatcatttaaaataaagtttgacgacaattaattttttattaaagttaAAAGTTGAAAGCTTAAAGACTCGATATACAATAACAAGTaaggatttaattaaaaaagtcaTAATTGGagaatttgttcttaattatttaagttaaaatgtaattaattaacacctaagttttatataaaaaaaaaaacctcaaaaaAATTTGCCCCAACCTTTTATAGGATGTTATTATAAATGTTGTTTATCAAGAATGGTCCTTATGTACATATCTTCTTTGTATAAATATAGATAATAGTTTAGATTAATTATGTATTAGCATAATACTTGAATaattcaagaaaattcaaataaatttttaaatttctattgTGTTGAAGTCaaacttttatatattttttaaaatcaaatagattattataattaataattaattaattgtcactaattaaaaaattatatatcatttttatactCAAATAATATTGATGTGATATTAATGAATGTGAAGAGTAAAAACATCATATGTCAACGTCATCATGTCATATCTCATGttacaaaatcatttattataacatattaatatattatattaacgttatataataattaataataaatgatattttgacaaCAACCattagtcaattattaataataaaaatttattttaatcaaaagaaaaatatatgagaatttgattgaacttaaaaaaataaaaatttattatttgaatttttatgaataattcataaatttttttatatatcatGCCTTATACAATTGATATTGGACGAATAGAAGTATAATTAgatgtttaatttaatatctaaaatttaaaactataCAATATGATTAATGGAAAAACAAAGTTCAATAACTGATTAATAATTAcgcatttttaaactttagaTTACAAATCACATATTTAAACGTAGTTCAATTAGCAAATGCATGATTGTCCTATAATCTAATTTagttttgttattattattattattattacttattataaaaatataaattaaactcCCTCAATAatatagtaataaaaaaagtaaaccGTTGGTGCTAACGTACGCCGGGATCAGAAAAAGGCCAGTGAAAAATAGTAACTGATCGGGTGAAAGGAGACATACGTCCCGTGATTACCTCTCTTCGGTGGCACGCTTGACAACGACTTAAACCAAAGCAGCAAACGACACCGTTCTTCTGCAGTTAACCCAATCCCAATCCGAATCCCCCACCCCCTCGGTGTACTATAGCCGATTCCGGTCCTCACAAATTCTGAAGAGAGATTAAAAATCTAGAGAGAGTGGCAGAGGTCTTAGTAGAGTGAGAACTGAGAGATCCATTTCTTCTTCTGCTCATcctttttgaatttgaaaatattttgttagAGGTTTGACTGAGGTTTGACTAAATTGACTGATTGATTGATAGATTGATAGATCATCAATCAAACGGCTGAAAAAGGTATTTActtcttttcaacttttttttttacgttGATTCAACTGAGCTCTTGATCTCTCTTATTCTTCACTTGTGAAATTTcggttttatttttaaatagtaataataatgaaaaaactTGAGTAGCTTTTCAAGCTTGGCAGTGGAAATTTCAAGATCTGTAGTAAATGAGGCTTAATTGGGCAGTAATTATTGCAATTTGTaataaataaactttaatGCGGACGGTTAATTAATGGGAGGAATTATTGGTTAATTCGTAAACGAATAAATGAAGATAAATATCAGTTTTTTTAGTTGGTTgtttttcatggaaaatgtGAATTCtgttagtgtttttttttggtttctatCGTATTGATGAGgtgatttttatgttttttgcaGGGAGTGTGAGAAATGAGAAGGTCTGTGTGGAATTTATGGTTGCTTCACTTGGCATTAACAAAGTGACACCGACTTTTAAAGTAGCCAAGGTCCTTGATTTCGAACCTTAGATTGAAAGGTTGCTCATTAATGTCTTTGGAATTTCTAATGATCTGAAAATGGCAGTGTTTGCCCCCTTTTTCAGTTCTTCACTTAAGAATTACTGCTATGGGACTGATTTTCACTACGTTTTCTTGTCTGATGTCTCCAATTCGAGGGTTACCTAAATATTGATTATTAGCCCTTTGCATCTTTCACCGAGTATAACTTAGTGTTCATTTAAGAGAATATATCTTGCTCTTTTATGATCTTTTAACTGGTTTAGGGTTTAAGTTGACTGTTGACATGGACTTTAATCATGTGTGTAGGAAGTACAAAATTGAGGCAAACACGGTATGGAATTTAAGTCATCTTATGGGTCAAAATTGTGGGTTTTTATGATCTTCAGATGCCTAGAGTCAATCTTGGTCAATTTCAGACACATTGAAAGTAATGGCTTGCATCTTAGTAATATATGCTCTGTGGCTTTACTTGATTGAAGATTGCGGAAATCAACTAGACAACCAACTAAGCTGTAGTGTTGGCTAGCTGTGTTGTTGTTGCTGCTTTTGTGATTTATGTATTTAATAGTTTGTTTATTATTGATAATTTGGTTTCTTTCACTATGTAGAGAATGTATGTTGTCCCATTGATATTTACTTTAGAAGTGAGAAATGATTCCTTTTCTTCGAATGCTGGTTATGTTCTAATTTCATTCAATGATATCCTTTCTTTTGTGGTAATAATGGAGTTTTCTTTAGATTAATATCCATTTTTGACTTCTACGCTAGATTGTACTCATCATGTTGTGAAAtgatattcatttttttaccttaaaaTGCCTCAACCCTTGTTACATTGGTTCTTGCATCTGCATCATATTACGCCAATTGTTTGTTCTCTTTCTTAGCAGtcttttatgttttctttttctctagaaTTTGAGAAGCATCAAATCAATGACTGCAACTTAAGattgatttttcaagcatttTTTTCTTGCAGGTCGCCTGTATCTAATTGAGTTATCATACTTGGTGCCATGGGTGTCTCAGGAAAATGGATCAAAGCACTAGTTGGCTTGAAGAAATCAGAAAAGTCACAATCTTCAGAGAAGGAAGAAAACGTCAGTATCAATAATGCTAGTTTTTTACGTTTTTCCCTTCTGGAGGTTTAGATTTGGGTATGTGTGTGTGTCATGTGTATTTCTCCAAAATGCTGAAGTGATGGCCTATTATCACTAAGTATCTTCATATCATGTGCACTTTAAGTAAGATGTTTATGTTGTGAGGTAATGCCTTTTTATCTGGACTTGGGGCATAGATGACTAATCTGGTACGAAGGAGAGAGAGTATTATGCGTTAACTTACATGCAATAGCTATCCTTGTTAGCCAAAATCAAGATATGATATCTACGCTCTACACCCATATTAGTTGATTATGCTATATGTCATTATCAGAATAATTGCATAGTTGCAATGGTTTTCCTTGATGAtgcttattttcatttaacaaGTCTTATTCTGTCTTGCGTGCTTACAGAAAGCAAACATGAGTTGATAGCTGGCTTGCAGCAGGACTTTTTCCTTCAAACCTTACTACAAAGCTTTGTAGTTTTATTTATAGTCATTTTGACTTTGCTTCTATAATTTCCATATCAAAGGTCCATTGTccgaaaaataaaaagtttagtaACAGTTGAGAAAAATTTTCCCTGGCCATTGAATAATGGAGTTCCTATTTGCAATCCATTGTCATCAAAATGGCAATTCTGTTTACGTCCATGGTTGTGAAGTCCTTGACACTTGTGTTTTTGGAATAtcttttctgttttgtttgaactttgttttactttttttttttcttttggcacATTAATAAGTTGGCAAGCTTAAATGAGATTGACTTCCAAATTAGAACATTATTTAAGCacattttaagttaaatattttggtCTTCGGTTGTGACAGGGGGCAGCTGCTAGCAAATTTCGTCACCGAAGAAAGCATCCTGTTGAGTTTGACACAGATAAATTTCAAGAAGAGCTGGACCAGAATGCTGCTTCACCAGCCAGAGATGCTAATACTCATGCAACTGCAGATGCTTCTGGCTCCCCCTCTGGTTCACTTGAAGTGCATGATACATCTCTTAATGAACATGCAAGGGAAGAATGGGCTTCCACAAGGATACAAACAGCTTTCCGAGGATTTCTGGTATtgattttacatttttagccATTCCAAATGAGAATATGAAAGACTCTTTCTGTCCCAAGTTGTTTGGGATGGTTTGACTTGCATAAAGTTTGAGGCAATAGTTGTTGTTTCAGATTACCCTTCTTTATCTTGAAAAAGACTAGACCTGTTTCTAGGAATAAGTCAAAAGAATGTCCTTGAAAAGTTGAAGATATTtagcattttattttgataaatggATAACCAGGGACTTCCCGAAAAGAAATAAGGTACAAAAAAAATGGGTTGGATGGAGTAGTTTTTTGAGGATCAACAGACACATGCATGTTAACAAGCACTCATTTTTACATTTCTATTATGCATgttgtatgtatatgttttgTGTCATGTGTTTTGTCTATGCCTGTATGCATAAGGTGGTCTGGTATGTCTTAATCACTGATGCGTAGTCTAATGTATTTCATGTCATAGGTcttcatatattttatcaaatcaTAAACTGAAGATACAGTTTGAAAGaccattaaatttttttttttaaattgaacatATCTGCATTACTTCCAAGTGCATAGAATACAAGTTTATTCCTAACAAGGGGGGCCTagcttgaattgatttttccTGCATCtgaactataattaaataagtaaattaacTTTGTAACTCTCCTATCTGATGCAATTggaatatattttaatcaaacatCAGGCTAGAAGAGCACTGCGAGCATTAAAAGGATTGGTAAGATTGCAGGCCCTTGTCAGGGGTCATGCTGTAAGAAAACAAGCTGCAATTACTCTTCGCTGCATGCAAGCTTTGGTCAGAGTTCAGGCTCGTGTAAGAGCAAGGCGTGTTCGACTGGCATTAGAAAGTGAAACTACCCAACAGAAACTTCAGCAACAACTTGCAAATGAGGCTCGTGTTAAAGAAATAGAGGTGAGAaacattaatttcattaattcatataaattgacacaaataTACAGGCACACCACATACACATCAAATGCAGGTGAGTTCATGCATGCATACAGGCATGCTTGTTGTTTGTGTGTGTTTGTATTTCTTTCCTCGTACATAGACTTAGTTGGTGTCATAGGTATGTATTTGCCTTTATTTTAAGATTGAAATATTAGGATTGTGATGTGGCATTGTATTCTTCCATTGTGTAAAGCTGGTGAATTACTTTAATCACATTAGTCAGATCTCCTTTGGAATGTAATTGACTACAGACAATAATCTGCTCCTTCTAAATCATCTCAAGAGTGatgataaaaatttcaaagcaGGGGTTCTAGATGTAGTCACTTAGTTGAGACTTTAGAATGAGGCTGGTGATGATGCAGCTATTGGACCATCCTAATGGTGGTATGTGGGTTTAGATGCGTGTGGAATTCAAATCAGGAAATGCATAAGGTATTACctaagttgaaaaatctgtTTGGAGGGTGCTGAGGTTTCTTGAGAGAGAGTGTTTTACACAGGATGCAAATGTTTCAAGAATTCTTAGTGGAATAAGATTTATATGATGGACAGAGAGTGGGCTGAATATTCCTCCAAACACTTTATTTTTTGGGTAATGGCACCAGGAAAGTGGCTATATCCCCAATATGGCTAGAGCAAAAAACATAGTTTTATCCATGTAGTTATATCCACAATATGGAGATCCTTTGAGTAGTGGAATTTAGTATACTCACCCACTTACTTACTTGGTTTTTGTGATGCTAAGGCTAACTGATTGAGAGTGGTGATGTAGGTGGAACCAATTATTTATAGGTGGAACTCTGttttatttgcttttctaGATGTAGGTCATTTATATTTCCCTTGTTAAGTGGTGTTAGGTCTCACATCAGATAAGTTCGTTGTGGTGGCCATATATTCCAAATTGGTTTTTAGGTTGGGTGCTTTAACATCTGTCTGTGTTGAGTTTCACTGCCATAGCATGCTTTGCCTGTGGGAGGTGTTGCTTACTGCTAACATGACTTATCACCTGTCAACCTCTAGATTTACTTCTCTTTTACTATGCCATGCAACAGAATATTTGCAAACATGGTATGCGCTCAAATTGGTAATCCTTGCTGGATAGTGTTAATTGTACGTTGATAACTTTTTGTTAACTGAATTACATCATATTTTAAGTAACATTAATGATCATAGAAATGTGAATCTGGTTATCTGTTT from Theobroma cacao cultivar B97-61/B2 chromosome 9, Criollo_cocoa_genome_V2, whole genome shotgun sequence harbors:
- the LOC18590189 gene encoding probable receptor-like protein kinase At1g49730 isoform X2; this translates as MKKFSYKDVKRATDGFHRIIYSNSRGAAYKAKFEGGEVALVKEARAFDEGIDNFYREVQFLGRLHHRHLLALRGFSTGHKRLLVFDNIENGSLKEHFNDPLRTPLNWKARLQIAVGVAAALEYLLLFSNPPVYHVSISSSNIMFDENFTAKLSDVGLLSSVGTYVEMPHPSCSEECLEQECGNIIFQLGVLILELITGQSSEQGGTDLIQWVQGSRLSSSIHMMIDPDLGNNYDSRELKKLLSVARLCIKSKNNPKFPIPQVFRYLQKKVDIPY
- the LOC18590190 gene encoding dnaJ protein homolog, whose product is MFGRAPKKSDNTRYYEILGVSKNASQDDLKKAYKKTAFKNHPDKGGDPEKFKELAQAYEVLSDPEKREIYDQYGEDALKDGMGATGAHDPFDIFSSFFGGSPSGGGSSRGRRQRRGEDVINNMKVSLEDLYLGTSKKLSLSRNILCSKCNGKGSKSGASMQCPGCQGSGMKVSIRHLGPSMIQQMQHPCNECKGTGETINDKDRCPQCNGEKVVQEKKVLEVIVEKGMQHGQKITFPGEADEVPDTITGDIVFVLQQKEHPKFKRKGEDLFVEHTLSLTEALCGFQFVLTHLDGRQLLIKSNSGEIVKPDSFKAINDEGMPLYQRPFMKGKLYIHFTVDFPDSLSPDQVQALEAILPPKPTSQLTDMELDECEETTLHDVNIEEEMRRKQQAAQETLDEEEMHGGAQRVQCAQQ
- the LOC18590189 gene encoding probable receptor-like protein kinase At1g49730 isoform X1 produces the protein MDPVIRKLRFRLLAWLHRSRSGPISFMKKFSYKDVKRATDGFHRIIYSNSRGAAYKAKFEGGEVALVKEARAFDEGIDNFYREVQFLGRLHHRHLLALRGFSTGHKRLLVFDNIENGSLKEHFNDPLRTPLNWKARLQIAVGVAAALEYLLLFSNPPVYHVSISSSNIMFDENFTAKLSDVGLLSSVGTYVEMPHPSCSEECLEQECGNIIFQLGVLILELITGQSSEQGGTDLIQWVQGSRLSSSIHMMIDPDLGNNYDSRELKKLLSVARLCIKSKNNPKFPIPQVFRYLQKKVDIPY